Proteins found in one Triticum aestivum cultivar Chinese Spring chromosome 4D, IWGSC CS RefSeq v2.1, whole genome shotgun sequence genomic segment:
- the LOC123095774 gene encoding 50S ribosomal protein L18 has translation MVIPAPARAPAITKFLKPYVLKMHFTNNFVTAQVIHTPSATIACAASSQEKILRPSMESTRDVAAAAKIGKLLGERLLFRGIPAVSVSMSRDQTYHGKVKAIIDSLMAAGVKLL, from the coding sequence ATGGTTATCCCTGCACCAGCTAGGGCGCCTGCAATCACCAAGTTCCTAAAGCCCTATGTTCTGAAGATGCACTTCACAAACAACTTTGTGACGGCCCAGGTCATCCACACCCCATCGGCGACcatcgcctgcgcagcgagctcTCAGGAGAAGATCCTGAGGCCAAGCATGGAGTCGACGCGGGACGTGGCTGCGGCGGCCAAGATCGGGAAGCTGCTCGGCGAGCGCCTGCTGTTCAGGGGCATCCCCGCTGTGTCCGTCTCCATGTCGAGAGACCAGACGTACCATGGCAAGGTCAAGGCCATCATCGATTCTCTCATGGCCGCCGGCGTGAAGCTGCTGTGA
- the LOC123095773 gene encoding lysine--tRNA ligase has product MEQEGDNMDIAGDGILPQQHGPAGDGEETDPTQYYENRLKMLDSLRSAGVEPYPHKFDIAISIADYVAKYNSLGAGEHLLTVTESLAGRVMSKRVSSSKLFFYDLYGDGVKVQVMAGASYSEVAETEFYKCHSVVKRGDIVGIIGYPGRSSRGELSIFARNLILLSPCLHMLPNQRTGRCTAVAGKTTRAKADADCWVPGIGRNTEAYVLKDQETRYRQRYLDLMVNHQVRHIFRTRSRVISFIRRFLDERNFLEVETPMMNLIPGGASAKPFVTHHNELNMDLYMRIAPELHLKQLVVGGLDRVYEIGKQFRNEGFDLTHSPEFTGCEFYMAYADYNDLMELTETILSGMVMELTGSTKIKYHANGADNPPIEIDFTPPYRRIDMMQALKSIAGLDIPSDLSSDEANKYLATTCEKYGIRCSPPQTTARLLDKITGHFLEATCVNPTFIINHPEIMSPLAKWHRTQSGLTERFELFINKHEVCNAYTELNDPLVQRQRFQEQLRSRQSGDDEAMALDEAFCTALEYGLPPTGGWGMGIDRIAMLLTDSQNIKEVLLFPTMKPQLPG; this is encoded by the exons ATGGAACAGGAAGGGGACAACATG GATATAGCTGGGGATGGCATCCTGCCACAACAACATGGTCCTGCTGGGGACGGTGAAGAAACAGACCCCACA CAATACTATGAAAATAGGCTGAAGATGCTCGATTCGCTTAGAAGCGCGGGCGTCGAGCCCTATCCGCACAAGTTCGATATCGCGATCTCCATCGCAGACTATGTGGCCAAGTACAACAGCTTGGGTGCTGGCGAACATTTGCTGACTGTCACTGAAAGCTTGGCTG GGAGGGTCATGAGCAAGAGAGTTTCCTCATCCAAACTCTTCTTTTATGATCTCTATGGCGATGGGGTGAAGGTTCAAGTCATGGCTGGGGCCAG CTACTCAGAGGTGGCCGAAACTGAATTCTACAAGTGCCACAGTGTTGTGAAGCGGGGCGATATTGTCGGTATAATTGGATACCCAG GTAGGAGTAGCAGGGGCGAACTTAGCATATTTGCCAGAAATTTAATATTGCTCTCCCCATGCCTCCATATGCTACCGAACCAGAGAACTGGGCGTTGCACTGCTGTTGCTGGCAAG ACAACAAGAGCAAAAGCTGATGCTGATTGTTGGGTTCCAGGAATAGGAAGGAACACTGAAGCTTATGTTTTAAAGGACCAG GAAACTCGCTACCGCCAGAGATATCTCGACCTCATGGTAAACCATCAAGTGAGACATATCTTTAGAACACGATCCAGGGTCATTTCCTTCATCAGAAGGTTCCTCGATGAACGCAACTTTTTGGAG GTTGAGACACCAATGATGAACTTGATTCCTGGGGGAGCATCTGCAAAACCTTTTGTTACACATCACAACGAACTAAACATGGATCTCTACATGAGAATTGCTCCTGAACTCCATCTGAAGCAGTTGGTTGTGGGTGGCTTGGACCGTGTTTATGAGATTGGAAAGCAATTCAGGAATGAAGGGTTTGATTTAACTCACAGTCCTGAATTTACAGGATGTGAATTCTATATGGCTTATGCAGACTACAATGACCTGATGGAGCTTACTGAAACCATTTTGTCGG GTATGGTGATGGAGCTGACTGGTAGTACTAAGATAAAATACCATGCGAATGGAGCTGATAACCCTCCCATAGAGATCGATTTCACACCTCCTTACAG AAGGATAGATATGATGCAGGCACTGAAATCTATCGCTGGGCTTGACATTCCATCAGATTTGTCAAGCGACGAGGCTAACAAATACCTCGCGACAACGTGTGAGAAGTATGGAATCAGATGCTCGCCGCCTCAAACAACAGCACGGTTGCTTGACAAG ATTACTGGGCATTTCCTGGAGGCCACATGTGTGAACCCAACTTTTATCATCAATCATCCAGAGATAATGAGCCCACTGGCCAAATGGCACAGGACTCAGTCAGGACTGACAGAAAGATTCGAGTTATTCATCAACAAGCATGAG GTATGCAATGCCTACACCGAGTTGAACGATCCATTGGTGCAAAGACAACGATTTCAAGAgcagctgagg AGTCGGCAATCGGGAGACGACGAAGCGATGGCGCTCGATGAGGCGTTCTGCACTGCTCTCGAGTATGGTTTGCCACCAACGGGCGGTTGGGGGATGGGAATTGATCGGATCGCAATGCTTCTAACGGACTCGCAGAACATCAAG GAGGTTCTTCTATTCCCAACGATGAAGCCCCAACTACCTGGGTAG